A window of Rufibacter sp. LB8 contains these coding sequences:
- a CDS encoding DUF6268 family outer membrane beta-barrel protein produces the protein MRLFLTVASVLVCVVQGQSQGLFSDSVRAAQAAIDPQEFANPSVLGQGKSKGVVIRYETLPRFGMSSEGKQNGIGGARASVLRSNRFEFKAYAPVINNPHFKLVMGGGYFLEEFNFKKPDNLNYPLYENLEDKDLRSLDGQIIMLRLINQRNWLLFRVKGELNGDYGKYSDISFTRYLRTSLEAIYGWKKSPYLSYGVGVQLGYAFGRQTIYPALLYNRTFNDRWGVEAIFPASVMFRRNISEKSLFFMGYKVEGATYNINIDTPPFQNFETVELRKSELRGRFRWEREIYDFLWFGLESGYRYTHKFDVYDGRNKTANPLIENNIKDAVYLNFEIFLVPPKRFLKQ, from the coding sequence ATGAGATTATTTTTAACGGTGGCGTCAGTGCTTGTATGCGTGGTGCAGGGGCAATCCCAAGGGTTGTTCTCAGACTCTGTGCGGGCGGCGCAGGCCGCAATAGACCCACAAGAGTTCGCCAACCCGTCTGTGTTGGGCCAGGGCAAAAGCAAAGGCGTGGTGATCAGGTATGAGACGCTGCCGCGATTTGGCATGTCGTCAGAGGGCAAGCAGAACGGCATAGGCGGCGCGAGGGCCAGCGTACTGCGCAGCAACCGGTTTGAGTTCAAGGCTTACGCACCGGTCATCAATAACCCGCATTTCAAGCTGGTGATGGGTGGCGGCTATTTTCTGGAGGAGTTCAACTTCAAAAAACCAGATAATCTGAATTACCCTTTGTACGAGAACCTGGAAGACAAAGACCTGCGCTCCCTTGACGGCCAGATTATCATGCTGCGGTTGATCAACCAAAGGAACTGGCTTTTATTTAGGGTGAAGGGCGAACTGAACGGCGATTACGGCAAGTACTCAGACATCAGTTTCACGCGCTACCTGCGCACTTCTCTGGAAGCTATTTATGGGTGGAAGAAAAGCCCGTACCTGTCCTACGGGGTGGGCGTGCAGCTGGGCTACGCCTTCGGGCGGCAGACCATTTACCCGGCCTTGCTCTACAACCGCACCTTCAATGACCGCTGGGGCGTGGAGGCTATCTTCCCGGCCAGCGTCATGTTCCGGCGCAACATCTCAGAGAAGTCGTTGTTTTTCATGGGCTACAAAGTGGAAGGCGCCACCTACAACATCAACATAGACACGCCGCCGTTCCAAAATTTTGAGACGGTGGAGCTGCGGAAGTCGGAGCTGCGCGGCCGTTTCAGGTGGGAGCGGGAGATCTATGATTTCCTGTGGTTCGGGCTGGAGAGCGGTTACCGCTACACCCACAAGTTTGACGTGTATGACGGCCGAAACAAAACCGCCAACCCCTTGATTGAGAACAACATCAAAGACGCCGTGTACCTGAACTTCGAGATTTTCCTGGTGCCGCCCAAGCGTTTCTTGAAGCAATAG
- a CDS encoding Pycsar system effector family protein has translation MEKEDLIRKAGNYVFALFKEKLSKKLVYHNYKHTFEVVKEARQLAEGHQLSEDDMEVLVLSAWFHDTGYISTYEGHEDESVEIATAFLREENYPEEKIHQVARCIIATKHGQLTHHLLEDILVDADIANIGKETFFATAELLRVEWEIFMDRTFTDLEWSQYQLDFLLSVSFRTQAAQTKYSKQLSKNIQAQRAHLLELAKKKKKKEKQNRENLAQPKRGIETMFKSTYDNHISLSAIADNKANMMISLNAIIMSIIITYLGTKSSIIGAEFTRNPILMIPVGILLATSLASVISAIISAQPEVTSFRLRPNKLTSRRINLLFFGNFTKIPLEDFQSGMHDIMRDKNALYNNMITDIYYLGDVLSKKYRLLRISYTIFMIGIILTVLSFVIAIAR, from the coding sequence ATGGAAAAAGAAGATCTCATAAGAAAAGCCGGCAACTATGTATTTGCCCTTTTCAAAGAGAAGTTGTCTAAAAAGCTGGTTTACCACAACTACAAACACACCTTTGAGGTGGTAAAGGAAGCCCGCCAACTGGCGGAAGGCCACCAGCTGTCTGAAGATGACATGGAGGTGCTGGTCTTGTCTGCCTGGTTTCATGACACCGGCTACATTAGCACCTATGAAGGGCATGAAGACGAAAGCGTGGAGATTGCCACCGCCTTTCTGCGCGAGGAAAACTACCCGGAGGAGAAGATCCACCAGGTGGCCCGCTGCATCATTGCCACCAAACACGGCCAACTCACCCACCATCTGCTGGAAGACATTCTGGTAGACGCAGACATTGCCAACATTGGCAAGGAGACCTTCTTTGCCACCGCTGAACTGCTGCGCGTGGAATGGGAAATCTTCATGGACCGCACGTTCACAGACCTGGAGTGGTCTCAATACCAGCTGGACTTTCTGCTGTCTGTCAGTTTCCGGACGCAGGCGGCGCAGACCAAGTACTCCAAGCAACTCAGCAAGAACATACAGGCCCAGCGCGCGCACCTGCTGGAACTGGCCAAAAAGAAAAAGAAGAAGGAGAAGCAGAACCGTGAGAACCTGGCCCAGCCCAAACGCGGCATTGAGACCATGTTCAAAAGCACCTATGACAACCACATCAGTCTAAGTGCCATTGCCGACAACAAAGCCAACATGATGATCAGCCTCAACGCCATCATCATGTCCATCATCATCACCTACCTGGGCACCAAGTCCTCTATCATTGGCGCGGAGTTCACCAGAAATCCCATTCTCATGATTCCGGTGGGCATTCTGTTGGCTACCTCTCTGGCATCCGTGATTTCGGCTATTATCTCTGCGCAGCCAGAGGTGACCAGTTTCCGGCTTCGGCCCAACAAACTCACCAGCCGGCGCATCAACCTGTTGTTCTTCGGGAATTTCACCAAGATTCCGCTGGAGGATTTTCAGTCGGGTATGCATGACATCATGCGGGACAAGAACGCGCTCTACAACAACATGATCACAGACATTTATTACCTAGGCGATGTGCTCAGCAAGAAATACCGGCTACTGCGCATTTCCTACACCATCTTTATGATTGGCATAATCTTAACCGTGCTGTCTTTTGTGATTGCCATTGCGCGTTAA
- a CDS encoding DUF2652 domain-containing protein: MESTVTNQSFLPHDADDSQPALLFIPDISGFTRFMHENGVRYSRNLIADLLEIIIEANIINMELCEIQGDAILFYKLGTPPTVDEIVSQCKQIFLDFQNYLKIMDRGALVGAQLAENPLTLKIVVHYGRISITQIRDYTKLMGTDVIVAHRLLKNSIVGAEYVLMTEKYLSTQKPEDIAKSFEWTQLKEGFNNYEHMGDVHYRYAFLTPLRLLVTDPTAEHTRENYPNTFSLKTKIAAPVEMVLRIIRNYRLKNRWLHKVKSVTYDTKKINRLGTYFLCEMEKGGIIEIQTLQCRVTPEKVEYIEKISNFKMFPNALLFFYLTPGVGPETNLTLEFHYSRVSVGDYFYDFFGRKQIKGFMKTSVKQLKALCEQVHAKQQLK, encoded by the coding sequence ATGGAGTCAACAGTGACCAACCAATCTTTCTTACCCCATGACGCTGATGATTCTCAGCCGGCCTTGCTGTTTATACCAGACATAAGCGGCTTTACCCGGTTCATGCATGAAAACGGGGTGCGCTACAGCCGCAACCTCATTGCTGACCTGTTGGAAATCATTATTGAGGCCAACATCATCAACATGGAGCTCTGCGAGATTCAGGGCGACGCCATTCTGTTCTACAAGCTGGGCACGCCGCCTACCGTTGATGAGATTGTGAGCCAGTGCAAGCAGATTTTCCTTGATTTCCAGAACTACCTCAAAATCATGGACCGCGGCGCACTGGTTGGCGCACAGCTGGCAGAAAACCCGCTCACGCTTAAGATTGTGGTGCATTACGGGCGCATCAGCATCACCCAGATACGGGACTACACCAAACTCATGGGCACAGACGTGATTGTGGCCCACCGGCTCCTCAAGAACAGCATTGTGGGTGCGGAGTATGTCTTGATGACCGAAAAATACCTCAGCACGCAGAAGCCGGAAGACATTGCCAAAAGCTTTGAGTGGACCCAGCTTAAAGAAGGCTTCAACAACTATGAGCACATGGGCGATGTGCATTACCGCTATGCCTTTCTCACGCCGCTGCGCTTGCTGGTCACAGATCCCACTGCCGAGCATACCCGTGAGAATTACCCCAACACGTTTTCATTAAAAACCAAGATTGCCGCGCCTGTAGAGATGGTGTTGCGCATCATCAGGAACTACCGCTTAAAAAACAGGTGGCTGCACAAAGTGAAAAGCGTGACCTATGACACCAAAAAAATAAACCGGCTGGGCACGTATTTCCTCTGCGAGATGGAGAAAGGCGGCATAATAGAAATACAGACGCTGCAGTGCCGCGTTACCCCGGAGAAGGTGGAGTACATTGAGAAAATCTCCAACTTCAAGATGTTCCCCAACGCTCTGTTGTTCTTCTACCTCACGCCGGGCGTAGGGCCTGAAACCAACCTCACGCTGGAGTTTCATTACAGCCGGGTGTCAGTGGGAGATTACTTTTATGACTTCTTCGGAAGAAAGCAGATCAAAGGCTTCATGAAAACCTCCGTGAAACAACTCAAAGCCCTCTGTGAACAGGTGCACGCCAAACAGCAACTCAAATAA
- a CDS encoding metallophosphoesterase — translation MKKHYYLFLLPLVLLCLMQACTTSKPFYARTVANWKQQLPKDSTEIMYSVFLIGDAGAPLTDKPDPTLMLLKSQIEAAGEKSAVVYLGDNIYHNGLPEPGAYDRKTAEDRMKAQLDILKGYKGEKYMIPGNHDWGGGSGTPDGWDAVIREERFVEEYLADSNIVVGTDFFVPGNGCPGPFEVLIEEDIVLIALNSHWWLHPYAKPYGDDNICGVANEVDMLVQLEDVIDKNKDKNIVVVAHHPLASNGIHGGYFTLTDHLFPLTIIRKGWVLPLPIIGSIYPLSRKYGGITQDIPHPTYQAYIKGLMAIFEKYDNIVYAAGHEHNLQYTKLGKVNHIISGSGCKTQHVSASGDALYAHKNKGFARVNYYKNGEAWVEFWVSHDDAATPPELAFRTPMYAKTKVKEEDIALIKETYEDSSITVPANPMYAAGGVKTSFLGKHYRAEWITPIKLPLLDLNSERGGLVPYQKGGGKQTTSLKLRNEDGREYTLRSINKDPTNVLPVALQETFARDLLQDQISAQHPYGALIAAPLAGTVGVFHTNPKLVYVPNDPRLRQYLDEFGNTVAFLEEDADEDHSDVASLGNATNIVGTEKVLERKKNDHDNQVDEVSFARARLLDMLIGDWDRHEGQWRWVETKSGEDNRTFQPVPEDRDVAFFKADGIIPWLVSRRWGIRNFQNFGKTFGDYKGLNLTALTADRTFLSSVTREQWLSVANEMKAVLTDSAIEEAVKKMPPEVYLLSGPDITAKLKSRRDLLPQVAEKYYVHLAEDVDIAGSDKRERFSVKRLNDDETEVTVNKITKEGRVGKKLYYRKFLHKETEEIRLYGLGGDDVFEVTGNAKKGVMVRIIGGEGNDSISDLSTVRGGVRKTKVYDNTQEQNVLALGSETEDKTEAFEDVNLYDRDNYKLAYFGPRLSLEFNVDDGLFIGGGAVYRNHKFRKQPYASEHYLRANYAFATGAYNIRYDAEYKQVFNDKLDLGVKAAIFGPQYQINYFGLGNETVQQGDIDDYHVRLSRLMVSPTLNTSFTSFVRVGVGPFFDRYTVNEFPIVTTGGAEAPPLEFTTDNFTGVRAFLNAQAVSTPINPRIGIKWLNEFSYHHQLGGQKTNFGRVGSEFVFYIGPRLPFQVTLAARFGGAHTVGDFPVYLANTLGGLTNLRGYRRTRFAGRSSLYQNTELRVEVFKFNVYLFPGKFGVMGLVDHGRVWADGENSNKIHRGVGGGIWIDVLKQAVINATYTAGEDEKLFNLNFGFLF, via the coding sequence ATGAAAAAACACTACTACCTATTTCTTCTTCCGTTGGTTTTGCTGTGCCTCATGCAGGCGTGCACTACGTCAAAACCGTTCTACGCCCGCACCGTGGCCAACTGGAAGCAACAGCTGCCCAAAGACTCCACTGAGATCATGTACAGCGTCTTTCTCATTGGTGACGCGGGCGCTCCCCTCACAGATAAGCCAGACCCTACCCTCATGCTTCTCAAGTCTCAGATAGAGGCAGCCGGTGAAAAGAGCGCCGTGGTGTACCTGGGTGATAATATTTACCACAACGGGTTGCCCGAGCCTGGTGCCTATGACCGTAAGACCGCCGAAGACCGCATGAAAGCCCAGCTGGACATTCTCAAAGGCTACAAAGGCGAAAAATACATGATCCCCGGCAACCATGACTGGGGCGGCGGTAGCGGTACCCCAGACGGCTGGGATGCCGTGATCAGGGAAGAGCGCTTTGTGGAAGAATACCTGGCCGACAGCAACATTGTGGTGGGCACCGACTTCTTTGTGCCAGGCAACGGCTGCCCCGGCCCGTTTGAGGTCTTGATAGAAGAAGACATTGTCTTAATTGCGCTCAACTCCCACTGGTGGCTGCACCCCTACGCCAAACCCTACGGCGATGACAACATCTGCGGTGTGGCCAATGAGGTAGACATGCTGGTGCAGCTGGAAGACGTTATAGACAAAAACAAAGACAAGAACATTGTGGTGGTGGCGCATCATCCATTGGCTAGTAACGGCATACATGGCGGCTATTTCACGCTCACAGACCATTTGTTCCCTCTCACCATCATTAGAAAAGGGTGGGTGTTGCCGCTGCCTATAATTGGTTCCATCTATCCTTTGTCACGCAAGTACGGGGGCATTACCCAAGACATTCCGCACCCCACCTACCAGGCATACATCAAGGGGCTCATGGCCATCTTTGAGAAGTATGACAACATTGTGTACGCCGCCGGCCATGAACACAATCTGCAGTACACCAAACTGGGCAAAGTTAACCACATCATCAGTGGGTCTGGTTGCAAAACCCAGCACGTATCTGCAAGCGGCGATGCCCTGTATGCCCATAAGAACAAAGGTTTTGCGCGGGTCAATTACTACAAGAACGGCGAGGCCTGGGTTGAATTCTGGGTATCACATGATGATGCTGCCACGCCGCCGGAGTTGGCTTTCAGAACGCCCATGTATGCCAAAACCAAAGTTAAGGAAGAAGACATCGCGCTCATCAAGGAAACCTACGAAGACAGTTCCATCACGGTGCCAGCCAACCCCATGTACGCCGCCGGCGGCGTGAAAACCAGCTTCCTGGGCAAGCATTACCGCGCCGAGTGGATTACCCCTATCAAACTGCCCTTGCTGGACCTCAACTCAGAAAGAGGCGGCCTGGTACCTTACCAGAAAGGTGGTGGAAAGCAGACTACCTCGCTTAAACTAAGAAATGAAGACGGCCGTGAATACACCTTAAGGTCCATCAATAAAGACCCCACCAATGTGCTGCCCGTAGCCTTGCAGGAGACTTTTGCGCGGGATTTGTTACAAGATCAGATCTCGGCGCAGCACCCGTACGGGGCCCTCATTGCCGCGCCGCTGGCGGGTACCGTGGGCGTGTTCCACACCAACCCCAAACTGGTGTACGTGCCCAATGACCCGCGCCTGCGCCAGTACTTAGATGAGTTTGGCAATACGGTGGCTTTTTTGGAGGAAGACGCCGATGAAGACCACTCAGACGTGGCCAGTTTGGGCAACGCCACTAACATTGTAGGCACTGAGAAAGTGCTGGAACGCAAGAAAAACGACCATGACAACCAGGTAGACGAAGTTTCCTTTGCCCGGGCGCGCTTGCTGGACATGCTCATTGGCGACTGGGACCGGCATGAAGGCCAGTGGCGCTGGGTAGAAACCAAATCAGGCGAAGACAACCGCACCTTCCAGCCAGTACCGGAAGACCGCGACGTGGCCTTCTTCAAAGCTGACGGCATCATTCCCTGGCTGGTGAGCCGGCGCTGGGGCATCCGGAACTTTCAGAATTTTGGAAAGACCTTTGGCGATTACAAAGGCTTGAACCTCACCGCCCTGACCGCCGACCGCACGTTCCTGTCCAGTGTGACCCGCGAGCAGTGGCTGTCAGTGGCCAATGAAATGAAGGCTGTGCTCACAGATTCTGCCATTGAAGAAGCCGTGAAGAAAATGCCGCCGGAAGTGTATCTGCTTTCTGGGCCAGACATCACCGCCAAACTCAAATCCAGACGTGACCTGTTGCCGCAGGTAGCAGAGAAATACTACGTGCACCTGGCCGAGGACGTGGACATTGCGGGCAGTGACAAACGGGAACGTTTTTCGGTGAAACGCCTTAATGATGATGAAACCGAAGTGACTGTCAACAAAATCACCAAAGAAGGCCGCGTGGGCAAGAAACTTTATTACCGCAAGTTCCTGCACAAAGAAACCGAAGAGATACGCCTCTACGGCCTGGGCGGCGATGACGTGTTTGAGGTGACTGGTAATGCCAAGAAAGGTGTGATGGTCCGTATTATTGGCGGCGAAGGAAATGATTCCATCTCTGATCTATCTACCGTGCGGGGGGGCGTGCGAAAGACCAAGGTGTATGACAACACACAGGAGCAGAACGTGCTGGCACTTGGCTCAGAGACAGAAGACAAAACCGAGGCCTTTGAAGACGTGAACCTCTATGACCGCGACAACTACAAGCTGGCGTATTTCGGGCCGAGGTTGTCTTTGGAGTTCAACGTAGATGACGGGCTGTTCATTGGCGGAGGGGCGGTGTACCGCAACCATAAATTCCGGAAGCAACCGTATGCCTCAGAGCATTACCTGCGCGCCAACTACGCCTTCGCCACCGGCGCCTATAACATACGCTATGACGCGGAGTACAAACAGGTGTTCAATGACAAGCTGGATTTGGGCGTGAAGGCCGCCATTTTTGGACCGCAGTACCAGATCAACTACTTCGGGTTGGGCAATGAAACCGTGCAGCAAGGAGATATTGATGACTACCATGTGCGCCTGTCCAGGTTAATGGTGTCGCCTACGCTCAACACCAGTTTCACCAGCTTTGTGCGGGTGGGCGTTGGGCCATTCTTTGATAGGTATACGGTCAATGAATTCCCCATTGTGACCACTGGTGGCGCGGAAGCCCCTCCTCTGGAATTTACCACTGACAATTTTACCGGGGTGCGGGCCTTTTTGAATGCGCAGGCGGTCAGTACTCCCATTAACCCGCGCATTGGTATAAAATGGCTGAACGAGTTCTCCTACCACCACCAATTAGGCGGTCAGAAAACGAATTTTGGTAGGGTAGGGTCTGAGTTCGTGTTTTACATTGGGCCTCGGTTGCCGTTCCAGGTGACGCTGGCGGCACGGTTTGGCGGTGCCCACACGGTAGGCGATTTTCCCGTGTACCTGGCCAATACTCTGGGAGGGCTTACCAACCTGCGGGGTTACCGGCGCACCCGTTTTGCCGGCCGAAGCTCACTTTACCAGAACACAGAATTACGGGTAGAGGTCTTCAAATTCAACGTGTACCTGTTCCCCGGCAAGTTTGGCGTGATGGGCTTGGTAGACCACGGCCGCGTCTGGGCCGATGGCGAAAACTCCAACAAAATTCACCGGGGCGTGGGCGGCGGCATCTGGATAGACGTGCTCAAGCAGGCCGTGATCAATGCCACCTATACCGCCGGCGAAGATGAAAAACTGTTCAACCTCAATTTCGGGTTCCTGTTTTAA
- the ppk1 gene encoding polyphosphate kinase 1: MAAKDTSEPTEPLIPEQEKPEVPMLSREMSWLAFNYRVLQEAKDPRVPLLERLNFMAIFSSNLDEYFKVRVATMRRLVKLKKKTREKLSDDPKQELDEILTEVTRQQKEFGLVYRNELLPELRKENIHLITNEECHDGQREMALQYFKQHVKPLLVPLIFSSNPSPLFLKDQTVYLIIRLVPKGDEPEQHALLEIPTQKHGSRFVDLPSEEGRHYVMMLDDVIRVGLPELFPGFEHVEAFALKLSRDAELDIEEEVSGNLMAKIKKSLKKREKGHPSRLLYDPRTPEPMMQALLERIGITAEELVVGSRYHNFRDFFKFPKFDRQDLYYEAHPVLPHPSLEKAPSILAAMKDRDHLVHYPYQKFDYVLRFFDEAADDPHVTSISATMYRVADKSKVAKALIRAAEHGKLVTVIIELKARFDEESNIFWGNKLEKAGANVIYGVPDLKVHCKIGLVIRQEEGKSVSYAYLSTGNFNEKTSEIYTDHALFTTDERLTQELGQVFDFLVKGNREHTFEHLLVAPFNLRESFVALIQHEMELARAGQPAYILVKLNALQDSRMIAQLYEASQAGVKIELLVRGINCLLPGVPNLSENITVRSIVDRYLEHGRIYVFGNGGEEKVYIASADWMNRNLSRRVEVAFPIYDPALRAEIRHMLDVQRQDNQKARNSDNSYWVSDTPNTTIRGQYELYDYLKKKAEDAGVL; encoded by the coding sequence ATGGCTGCAAAAGACACTTCTGAGCCCACAGAACCGCTTATACCTGAACAAGAGAAACCTGAAGTGCCCATGCTCAGCCGCGAAATGAGCTGGCTGGCGTTCAATTACCGCGTGCTGCAGGAGGCCAAAGACCCGCGGGTGCCGCTGTTGGAGCGCCTCAACTTCATGGCCATTTTCTCGTCTAACCTAGATGAATATTTCAAAGTGCGCGTGGCCACCATGCGCCGCCTGGTCAAGCTCAAGAAGAAAACCCGCGAAAAACTCTCTGATGACCCCAAGCAGGAACTAGACGAGATTCTCACCGAAGTCACCCGCCAGCAGAAAGAGTTTGGCCTGGTCTATAGAAACGAACTCCTCCCCGAACTCCGGAAAGAGAACATTCACCTCATCACCAATGAGGAGTGCCATGACGGGCAGCGTGAAATGGCCTTGCAGTACTTCAAGCAGCATGTAAAACCGCTGCTGGTGCCGCTTATTTTCAGTTCCAACCCCAGCCCGCTGTTCCTCAAAGACCAGACGGTGTACCTCATCATCAGGTTAGTACCCAAAGGCGATGAACCCGAGCAGCACGCCCTGCTGGAGATTCCCACGCAGAAACACGGCAGCCGGTTTGTGGATTTGCCCTCTGAGGAAGGCCGGCACTACGTGATGATGCTGGACGATGTGATACGCGTGGGCTTGCCTGAACTTTTCCCCGGGTTTGAGCACGTAGAGGCCTTCGCCCTCAAACTTTCGCGGGACGCGGAACTGGACATTGAGGAGGAAGTGTCTGGCAACCTCATGGCCAAAATCAAGAAAAGCCTGAAAAAGCGCGAAAAAGGCCACCCCAGCCGTCTGCTCTATGACCCGCGCACCCCAGAACCCATGATGCAGGCCTTGCTGGAACGCATTGGCATTACGGCAGAAGAACTGGTGGTGGGCAGCCGCTACCACAACTTCCGGGACTTCTTCAAGTTCCCCAAGTTTGACCGCCAAGATTTGTATTATGAGGCGCACCCCGTCCTTCCGCACCCAAGCCTGGAGAAAGCCCCCAGCATTTTGGCCGCCATGAAAGACCGGGACCACCTGGTGCATTACCCTTACCAGAAATTTGACTACGTGCTGCGCTTTTTTGACGAAGCCGCCGATGACCCCCATGTGACCAGCATAAGTGCCACCATGTACCGCGTAGCCGACAAATCTAAGGTAGCCAAAGCCTTGATCAGGGCCGCCGAACACGGAAAACTGGTCACGGTGATCATTGAACTGAAGGCGCGTTTTGACGAGGAATCCAACATTTTCTGGGGCAACAAACTGGAGAAAGCCGGGGCCAATGTCATTTACGGCGTGCCAGACCTCAAGGTACACTGCAAAATAGGCTTGGTAATCAGGCAGGAAGAAGGCAAATCGGTCTCGTATGCGTACCTGAGCACCGGTAACTTCAATGAGAAAACCTCAGAAATCTATACAGACCACGCCTTGTTCACCACAGATGAGCGCTTAACCCAGGAACTGGGCCAGGTCTTCGATTTTCTGGTGAAAGGCAACCGCGAGCATACTTTTGAGCACTTGCTGGTGGCCCCCTTCAACCTGCGTGAAAGCTTTGTGGCACTTATTCAGCACGAAATGGAACTGGCCCGCGCCGGCCAACCCGCCTATATTCTGGTCAAGCTCAACGCCCTGCAAGACAGCCGCATGATTGCCCAACTGTATGAGGCCAGCCAGGCCGGGGTGAAGATAGAACTGCTGGTGCGCGGCATAAACTGTCTCTTACCGGGCGTGCCCAACCTGAGCGAGAACATTACGGTGCGCAGCATTGTGGACCGTTACCTGGAACACGGGCGCATCTACGTTTTCGGGAATGGTGGCGAGGAGAAAGTCTACATCGCCTCCGCTGACTGGATGAACCGCAACCTCAGCCGTCGCGTGGAAGTGGCCTTCCCTATCTATGACCCAGCATTGCGCGCAGAAATCCGCCACATGCTAGACGTGCAGCGCCAAGACAACCAGAAAGCCCGCAACTCTGACAACAGCTACTGGGTCTCTGACACGCCCAACACCACCATTCGGGGCCAGTATGAACTCTATGACTACCTCAAAAAGAAAGCCGAAGACGCCGGTGTGTTATAG
- a CDS encoding histidine phosphatase family protein: MKTLYLVRHAKSSWDFEDLSDHDRPLAKRGRNDAQIMGQELLDRKIKLDLLISSSAVRALSTATLFAKELDFDPEKISAQEELYRMGSEEMLFFVQSLPDEYSYVMLVGHNPTFTELVNLLAPEKSIANLPTAGVAGFSFDVEYWSQATAENAKLLFLDFPKNYR; this comes from the coding sequence ATGAAGACCTTATATTTAGTAAGACACGCCAAATCCAGCTGGGACTTTGAAGACCTCAGCGACCATGACCGGCCCTTGGCCAAACGGGGCCGCAATGATGCCCAGATCATGGGACAGGAGCTCCTGGATCGTAAAATAAAGCTGGATCTGCTCATCTCCAGCAGCGCGGTGCGCGCCTTGAGCACAGCCACGCTGTTTGCCAAGGAACTGGATTTTGACCCAGAAAAGATAAGCGCCCAGGAAGAACTCTACCGCATGGGGTCAGAGGAGATGCTGTTCTTTGTGCAGTCTCTGCCAGATGAGTACAGCTACGTGATGCTGGTGGGCCACAACCCTACCTTCACAGAGTTGGTGAACCTGCTGGCGCCAGAGAAAAGCATCGCCAATTTGCCCACCGCCGGGGTGGCCGGTTTCAGCTTTGACGTGGAGTACTGGTCCCAGGCCACCGCGGAAAACGCCAAGCTTCTTTTCCTAGATTTCCCAAAAAATTACCGCTAG